Proteins from one Proteiniborus sp. DW1 genomic window:
- the nifU gene encoding Fe-S cluster assembly scaffold protein NifU, with translation MMYSEKVMEHFMNPRNVGEIENADGIGQVGNPKCGDIMKMYLKIENDTIVDVKFKTFGCGSAIASSSMATELIKGKTIKEAMQLTNKAVAEALDGLPPVKMHCSVLAEQAIKSALFDYSKKNNVVIEGLEDFNPDEDVHDHEHDQDNE, from the coding sequence ATTATGTACTCAGAAAAGGTAATGGAGCATTTTATGAACCCGAGAAATGTTGGAGAAATTGAAAATGCTGATGGAATTGGTCAAGTTGGAAATCCTAAATGTGGCGATATAATGAAAATGTATTTAAAAATTGAGAATGACACTATTGTAGATGTAAAATTTAAGACTTTTGGATGTGGCTCTGCAATAGCTTCTTCAAGTATGGCTACAGAATTAATAAAGGGGAAAACCATTAAAGAAGCAATGCAACTTACTAATAAAGCTGTGGCTGAAGCATTAGATGGGTTGCCACCAGTTAAAATGCATTGTTCAGTATTAGCTGAGCAGGCTATAAAATCAGCTTTATTTGATTATTCAAAGAAGAATAATGTTGTTATAGAGGGATTAGAAGATTTTAATCCAGATGAGGATGTTCATGACCATGAACATGATCAAGATAATGAATAA